One Tolypothrix bouteillei VB521301 DNA window includes the following coding sequences:
- a CDS encoding M48 family metalloprotease: MPSQSEPSLEAGLNILKQGNYQSAIATLKAVAAREGNSNAGLQAQVGLVVAHTRSGNTPEARTLCETLTQSHNPQVREWAQRTLKQLTKSSKGQGDNVDKVEFSPPLPLSPSPSLPLSSSPAVPPPVATREPTKPLTIYWKQSPRAKSWRPLHKLNLIPFWFLQAGTFIALFWIVRQLLIFAMQFINNALMNLPYLEPIQLLYADPTFLLLLTLFVLIGLSPWLLDRLLTNFYDQREFNKDALNKYSPEAVRVLQRYCQQHGWLFPKLGILPLSAPIVITYGNLPRTARIVVSQGFLEQLAEDEIAAVYARTLGHIAYWDFVVMSLVLLVTIPFYLLYGQIVIWGDKREIKLLQIALAYVASFAYGIWCLLTGTSLWLSQLRHYYSDRLAAEITGNPNGLVRGLLKIALGIASDIQKKEQTCWQLESLNIIAPVGYQQSICLGSIAPHTTFESMLMWDTLNPYRWWFIFNKTHPLIGDRLQHLISIARLWRLETELNMENQKPLRVKRQSFLFQIAPFLGIPVGIVFALLIWIVWQMAFALKFLNLKWIYDNTSYVTGCLLICIGIGIIVRINSFFPDIASVNAQTGDRLPVLLANPASLPVDSTPVHLVGKLLGRRGNSNFLGQDLILQTSTSLVKLHHLPQVGEELHTQDLIGRQITVTGWLRKGALPWIDIHTLRTQSGKTVNSYHPIGSIILAIALNVWGVYVLFKG; the protein is encoded by the coding sequence ATGCCTTCACAATCTGAACCTTCTTTGGAGGCTGGTTTAAACATCCTTAAGCAAGGAAATTATCAGAGTGCGATCGCGACATTGAAAGCAGTCGCAGCGAGGGAAGGTAACAGCAATGCTGGCTTACAAGCGCAGGTAGGATTGGTTGTAGCACACACGCGCAGTGGAAATACCCCAGAAGCACGAACTCTTTGTGAAACTCTCACTCAAAGTCACAATCCTCAAGTACGAGAGTGGGCGCAACGTACTCTAAAACAGCTGACAAAATCCAGTAAAGGACAAGGGGACAATGTAGACAAGGTAGAATTTTCTCCCCCTCTCCCTCTCTCCCCCTCCCCTTCTCTCCCCCTCTCCTCCTCTCCCGCAGTCCCTCCTCCTGTAGCGACTAGGGAACCAACAAAACCACTTACGATCTACTGGAAACAGTCACCAAGAGCGAAGTCTTGGCGACCTTTGCACAAGCTGAATTTAATTCCCTTTTGGTTTCTACAAGCTGGAACATTTATTGCTCTGTTTTGGATAGTGCGGCAATTGTTGATATTTGCGATGCAATTTATCAACAATGCGTTAATGAATTTACCGTATCTTGAACCAATACAACTTTTATACGCAGATCCGACATTTTTGTTACTCTTAACCCTATTTGTTTTAATTGGTTTATCACCTTGGTTGCTTGATAGGCTTTTAACAAACTTTTATGACCAGCGAGAATTTAACAAGGATGCATTAAATAAATACAGCCCGGAAGCTGTTCGGGTACTGCAACGGTACTGTCAACAGCACGGTTGGTTGTTTCCAAAACTGGGGATTTTACCTCTATCTGCTCCCATAGTAATAACGTATGGAAATTTACCGAGGACTGCTCGAATTGTCGTCAGTCAGGGGTTTTTAGAGCAATTAGCTGAGGATGAAATTGCTGCTGTCTACGCACGCACCCTCGGACATATTGCGTATTGGGACTTTGTTGTCATGTCTTTGGTATTACTAGTGACAATTCCTTTCTACCTTCTCTACGGACAAATTGTGATTTGGGGAGATAAGAGGGAAATTAAACTTTTGCAGATCGCTTTGGCTTATGTAGCAAGCTTCGCCTATGGAATTTGGTGTTTGTTAACTGGAACTTCTTTATGGTTATCTCAACTTCGTCATTACTATAGCGATCGCCTTGCTGCTGAAATCACTGGTAACCCTAATGGTCTTGTCCGTGGATTACTTAAAATTGCTCTGGGAATTGCTAGCGATATTCAAAAAAAAGAACAGACTTGTTGGCAATTAGAAAGCTTGAACATAATAGCACCAGTTGGCTATCAACAAAGTATTTGTTTGGGGAGTATTGCTCCTCACACAACTTTTGAATCGATGTTAATGTGGGATACTCTTAACCCCTATCGGTGGTGGTTTATTTTTAACAAAACTCATCCTTTGATAGGCGATCGCTTACAACATTTGATATCAATTGCTCGTCTGTGGCGTTTGGAAACAGAATTAAATATGGAAAACCAAAAGCCTTTAAGGGTCAAGCGCCAATCCTTTCTTTTTCAAATTGCGCCTTTTTTGGGGATTCCAGTAGGTATTGTCTTTGCTCTTTTGATTTGGATAGTCTGGCAAATGGCTTTTGCTCTCAAGTTTTTAAATTTAAAGTGGATATATGACAATACTTCTTATGTGACAGGTTGTTTGCTAATTTGTATTGGGATTGGCATCATAGTGCGGATAAATAGTTTTTTTCCCGATATCGCATCTGTCAACGCACAAACTGGCGATCGACTCCCGGTTTTGCTTGCTAACCCCGCAAGTCTTCCTGTTGATAGTACTCCCGTACATCTTGTTGGTAAGCTTTTAGGGCGTCGGGGTAATAGTAACTTTTTGGGGCAAGATTTAATACTGCAAACGAGCACAAGTCTCGTAAAATTACATCACCTTCCCCAAGTCGGGGAAGAACTTCATACCCAAGATCTAATAGGTCGTCAGATTACCGTCACAGGTTGGCTGAGAAAGGGAGCATTACCTTGGATAGATATTCATACTTTGAGAACTCAAAGTGGCAAAACTGTCAATAGCTATCACCCAATTGGCTCTATAATCCTAGCTATTGCTTTGAACGTTTGGGGAGTTTACGTGCTCTTCAAGGGTTAA
- the hemB gene encoding porphobilinogen synthase, producing the protein MFPTHRPRRLRAHSQLRRMVRETVLTTNDLIYPLFAVPGEGIAHEVKSMPGVFQLSIDKIVEEAKEVYDLGIPAIILFGIPADKDVDATGAWHDCGIVQKAATAVKEVVPDLIVVADTCLCEYTSHGHCGYLQVGDLTGRVLNDPTLELLKKTAVSQAKAGADIIAPSGMMDGFVQAIRSGLDEAGFQDTPILSYAAKYASAYYGPFRDAADSAPQFGDRRTYQMDPGNAREALKEIDLDIAEGADMLMVKPALAYMDIIWRVKEASNLPVAAYNVSGEYSMVKAAALNGWIDEQRVVMETLIGFKRAGADLILTYHAKDAARWLQQ; encoded by the coding sequence ATGTTTCCAACTCATCGTCCTCGCCGTTTGCGTGCTCATTCACAACTGCGCCGCATGGTACGTGAAACCGTACTAACCACAAACGATCTGATTTACCCCCTATTTGCCGTACCTGGGGAAGGTATTGCTCATGAAGTAAAATCTATGCCCGGTGTCTTCCAACTTTCGATAGATAAAATTGTGGAAGAAGCAAAAGAGGTTTACGATCTGGGCATCCCTGCCATCATTTTGTTTGGAATTCCTGCAGATAAAGACGTAGATGCCACAGGTGCATGGCATGATTGCGGAATAGTACAAAAAGCGGCTACAGCCGTTAAAGAAGTAGTACCAGATTTGATCGTTGTTGCTGACACCTGTTTGTGCGAGTATACAAGTCACGGTCACTGCGGTTATTTGCAAGTGGGCGATTTGACAGGACGGGTTTTAAATGACCCGACTTTAGAATTACTCAAGAAAACGGCAGTTTCTCAAGCAAAGGCTGGTGCGGATATCATTGCTCCTTCTGGAATGATGGATGGCTTTGTACAAGCAATTCGCAGTGGTTTGGATGAAGCGGGATTCCAAGACACACCAATTCTGTCCTATGCTGCTAAGTACGCTTCGGCTTATTACGGTCCTTTCCGCGATGCAGCAGATTCTGCTCCACAGTTTGGCGATCGCAGAACTTATCAAATGGACCCCGGTAACGCCCGTGAAGCCCTCAAGGAAATTGACCTAGATATCGCTGAAGGTGCTGATATGCTTATGGTGAAACCCGCTTTGGCATACATGGATATTATTTGGAGAGTCAAGGAAGCTAGCAACTTACCTGTTGCTGCTTATAACGTCTCTGGCGAGTATTCCATGGTGAAAGCAGCTGCACTCAATGGTTGGATTGACGAACAGCGTGTGGTTATGGAGACTTTAATCGGTTTCAAGCGTGCTGGTGCTGACTTGATACTGACTTACCATGCTAAAGATGCTGCACGGTGGTTGCAACAATAG
- a CDS encoding sensor histidine kinase, with protein MNWSNWVYLAIGVALGFAIRGLLARRDPTSSSSVVSDPGNQNALELLQQIKQMQMAYYMAREMSQFKAGFLARTTHVLRSPLNGLIGLHQLILSNLCENPEEEREFISQAHERALKLLKLIDEILNVARTEYGTNKLNIQPLSLVDILQHLHEVTYMLAENRNYPLLISPPDPEIYVLADPYWLRYVLVNLVESCIAQMEEGSLRISVGGSPTDDLVCIWLDVPTHAVPVQEQVDLIATDEKFSKHEELKSSLSPGMKLLLNQTLVEAMAGKLEVSTSPADWKPLDSYTRLQVSIPRVIPEIELQS; from the coding sequence ATGAATTGGAGTAACTGGGTATATTTAGCAATAGGAGTAGCACTGGGGTTCGCGATTCGCGGATTGTTAGCAAGGCGAGATCCAACGTCTAGTTCATCTGTGGTATCAGATCCTGGCAATCAAAATGCGCTAGAACTTTTACAACAAATCAAGCAAATGCAGATGGCATATTACATGGCGCGGGAAATGAGCCAGTTTAAAGCAGGATTTTTGGCAAGAACAACCCACGTTTTGCGATCGCCTCTCAACGGATTAATTGGATTGCATCAGTTAATTTTGTCCAACCTTTGTGAAAATCCGGAAGAAGAGAGAGAATTTATTTCCCAAGCTCATGAGAGAGCACTGAAGTTGCTAAAGCTAATAGATGAAATTCTTAACGTTGCTAGAACAGAATATGGCACAAATAAATTAAATATTCAGCCTTTATCACTCGTTGATATTTTACAGCACCTTCATGAAGTCACTTATATGCTGGCGGAGAATCGCAATTATCCCTTACTTATATCCCCACCAGATCCGGAAATTTATGTTTTAGCAGACCCATACTGGTTGCGTTACGTTTTAGTGAATTTGGTAGAAAGCTGTATTGCCCAAATGGAGGAAGGTAGTCTCCGCATTTCTGTTGGGGGTTCTCCTACAGACGATCTCGTTTGCATTTGGCTGGATGTACCAACTCATGCTGTTCCCGTACAAGAACAAGTCGATTTAATTGCAACTGACGAGAAATTTTCCAAACACGAGGAACTTAAGTCTTCTCTGTCGCCAGGAATGAAACTACTACTCAATCAAACACTGGTAGAAGCGATGGCAGGAAAGTTAGAAGTTTCTACCTCTCCCGCAGATTGGAAACCCTTAGATAGCTATACAAGGCTACAAGTCTCTATCCCCCGCGTAATTCCTGAAATTGAACTTCAGTCATAG
- a CDS encoding alpha-ketoacid dehydrogenase subunit beta, with translation MAETLFFNALREAIDEEMARDSTVFVLGEDVGHYGGSYKVTKDLYQKYGELRLLDTPIAENSFTGLAVGAAMTGLRPIVEGMNMGFLLLAFNQIANNAGMLRYTSGGNFKIPMVIRGPGGVGRQLGAEHSQRLEAYFQAVPGLKIVACSTPYNAKGLLKSAIRDDNPVLFFEHVLLYNLKEDLPDQEYFLPLDKAEVVRRGKDVTILTYSRMRHHVMQAVKTLEKEGYDPEVIDLISLKPLDFDTIGASVRKTHRVIIVEECMRTGGVAAELIASINDRLFDELDAPVLRLSSQDIPTPYNGTLERLTIVQPEQIVEAVEKMVAVRV, from the coding sequence ATGGCAGAAACACTATTCTTCAACGCTTTACGAGAAGCCATTGATGAAGAAATGGCTCGTGATTCAACTGTATTTGTTCTTGGGGAAGATGTCGGTCACTACGGCGGTTCCTACAAAGTTACCAAGGACTTATACCAAAAGTATGGGGAACTCAGGCTTTTAGATACTCCCATAGCCGAAAACAGCTTTACTGGCTTGGCTGTGGGTGCAGCAATGACTGGGTTGCGACCGATTGTTGAAGGTATGAACATGGGCTTTTTGCTGCTCGCTTTCAACCAAATCGCTAACAACGCCGGGATGTTGCGTTATACCTCTGGTGGTAACTTTAAAATCCCAATGGTCATTCGCGGACCCGGTGGTGTGGGAAGACAGTTGGGGGCGGAACACTCGCAACGTTTAGAAGCTTACTTCCAAGCAGTTCCTGGGTTGAAAATTGTAGCCTGCTCCACACCATACAACGCTAAAGGGCTTTTAAAATCCGCAATTCGCGATGATAACCCCGTGTTATTTTTTGAACACGTTCTGCTTTATAACTTGAAAGAGGATTTGCCAGACCAAGAATATTTTCTGCCTTTGGATAAAGCAGAAGTTGTGCGTCGCGGAAAGGATGTTACAATACTGACCTATTCGCGGATGCGCCATCACGTGATGCAAGCAGTAAAAACTTTAGAAAAAGAAGGTTATGACCCGGAAGTGATCGATTTGATATCACTTAAACCACTAGATTTTGATACTATTGGTGCATCTGTAAGAAAAACACATCGCGTGATTATTGTGGAAGAGTGCATGAGAACAGGAGGCGTTGCAGCAGAGTTAATCGCCTCGATTAATGACCGTCTATTTGATGAATTAGATGCACCTGTACTGCGACTTTCTTCTCAAGATATTCCCACGCCATACAACGGGACTTTAGAAAGGTTGACAATTGTTCAACCAGAACAAATCGTTGAAGCTGTCGAGAAAATGGTAGCGGTACGCGTTTAA
- a CDS encoding GNAT family N-acetyltransferase: MNSTQIRFSDRKSEIDIFQLQQLLDIAAFWAKGRSIEDLATAIENSDPVISVWNGERLIGFTRATSDGVYRATIWDVVIHPEYRSIGLGSKLVETILSHPRMNRVEKVYLMTTHQQRFYERIGFQQNTTTTMVLHNRANLASLSMTEVQFQELRGG; encoded by the coding sequence ATGAATTCCACTCAGATTCGATTTAGCGATCGCAAGTCTGAAATTGACATTTTCCAGCTACAGCAACTGTTAGATATCGCAGCTTTTTGGGCAAAAGGTCGCAGCATTGAAGATTTAGCTACGGCCATCGAAAATAGTGACCCCGTCATTTCTGTTTGGAACGGAGAAAGACTCATTGGCTTTACAAGAGCGACTTCAGATGGTGTATACCGTGCGACTATTTGGGATGTAGTTATACATCCAGAGTACCGTAGTATTGGACTGGGAAGTAAATTAGTGGAAACGATTTTGAGTCATCCGCGCATGAATCGAGTTGAGAAAGTCTATTTGATGACAACCCACCAGCAACGTTTCTATGAAAGAATAGGTTTTCAACAGAACACAACCACTACAATGGTCTTGCATAACCGAGCTAATCTGGCTTCTCTTTCTATGACTGAAGTTCAATTTCAGGAATTACGCGGGGGATAG
- the secD gene encoding protein translocase subunit SecD — MQRQRSLLFLISIMVVAAIAVIALIPVPLGLDLRGGSQLTIEVKTTPEIQQITERELAAVKSVVEGRINGLGVSEPVIQTVGTNKILVQLPGVNDPEQAERVLGGTAQLEFRTQKPKTEAQLFALQSSRFQLKAKQDELRKSKDKAAIDKNQQELKNNTSAIAELFESTKPPLTGKYLKDAYGEPTQGNDWNVAIRFDPQGGELFADLTKKLAGTGRSIGIFLDNELISAPTVGPEFATAGITGGAAVITGRFTPQQANDLGVQLRGGSLPVPVEIGEIRTVGATLGKDSIQSSIYAGIGGLSLVLIFMIVYYRLPGVIADISLLIYSLLSWAAFALLGVTLTLPGIAGFILSIGMAVDANVLIFERTREELRAGKSLYRSVESGFYRAFSSILDSNVTTWIACAALFWLGSGLVKGFALTLALGVAVSMFTAITCSRTFMFLAISFPSLRKPELFCPNLPVTNKAEVAQ, encoded by the coding sequence ATGCAAAGACAGCGATCGCTACTATTCTTGATATCTATTATGGTTGTTGCCGCTATTGCGGTGATAGCACTTATTCCCGTACCTTTAGGGTTAGACTTGCGCGGAGGTTCGCAGCTAACAATTGAGGTGAAAACAACACCAGAAATTCAGCAAATTACTGAAAGAGAATTGGCTGCTGTAAAAAGTGTTGTTGAAGGTCGTATCAACGGTCTGGGGGTTTCCGAACCCGTGATTCAAACGGTAGGTACGAATAAAATTTTAGTGCAGCTACCTGGCGTGAACGACCCAGAACAAGCAGAACGAGTGCTGGGAGGTACAGCACAGCTAGAGTTTCGCACCCAAAAGCCCAAGACCGAAGCTCAACTCTTTGCCCTTCAAAGTTCTAGATTTCAATTGAAAGCAAAGCAAGATGAACTGAGAAAGAGCAAAGACAAAGCTGCTATTGACAAAAATCAACAAGAATTAAAAAATAACACGAGTGCAATTGCAGAATTATTTGAAAGTACAAAGCCACCTTTAACTGGGAAATACCTTAAAGATGCTTACGGCGAACCCACTCAAGGCAATGATTGGAATGTTGCCATTCGCTTCGATCCTCAAGGTGGAGAATTATTTGCCGATCTGACGAAAAAACTGGCAGGTACCGGACGCAGTATTGGTATTTTCTTAGACAATGAACTTATTAGCGCTCCTACTGTAGGACCGGAATTTGCTACAGCTGGTATTACTGGCGGTGCGGCTGTAATTACAGGTCGGTTTACCCCGCAACAAGCGAATGATTTGGGGGTACAACTGCGTGGTGGTTCGTTACCAGTACCCGTAGAAATTGGTGAAATCCGAACTGTTGGAGCAACCTTGGGTAAAGACAGTATACAAAGCAGTATTTATGCTGGTATTGGTGGTTTGTCGTTAGTATTAATATTTATGATAGTGTACTACCGACTGCCCGGAGTCATCGCGGACATATCACTATTAATATATTCTCTTTTAAGTTGGGCAGCTTTTGCGCTGTTAGGAGTCACACTAACATTGCCAGGTATTGCCGGCTTTATCCTCAGTATTGGTATGGCAGTTGATGCCAATGTCCTAATTTTTGAGCGAACTCGAGAAGAATTGCGGGCTGGTAAATCTTTGTATCGTTCTGTAGAATCCGGTTTTTATCGTGCATTCTCCAGTATCTTAGATAGTAACGTCACGACATGGATTGCTTGTGCAGCACTGTTTTGGTTGGGCTCTGGCTTGGTTAAAGGCTTTGCCCTAACTCTGGCTTTAGGAGTGGCGGTCAGTATGTTCACAGCAATCACCTGCAGTCGCACATTCATGTTTTTGGCAATTTCTTTCCCCTCATTGCGGAAACCGGAACTTTTTTGTCCGAACCTGCCAGTGACGAATAAGGCAGAGGTGGCTCAATGA
- a CDS encoding helix-turn-helix domain-containing protein, with protein MDMQVLRERAGLSRAEVAFRLAISETSVRNWEAGRTEPTMTPKKYLEALRLFKCTPEELAGASEKSINQRHKRKPGRPRRFPENSMSQVNQVSDTPSLIYSDQ; from the coding sequence ATGGATATGCAAGTCCTGAGAGAGCGTGCGGGACTTAGTCGTGCAGAGGTTGCCTTCAGGCTTGCAATCAGTGAAACGAGCGTCCGCAATTGGGAAGCAGGACGTACAGAACCCACGATGACACCAAAAAAATATCTAGAAGCTCTGCGGCTATTCAAATGCACGCCTGAAGAACTCGCCGGTGCTAGTGAAAAATCTATTAATCAGCGACACAAGCGCAAACCAGGAAGACCGAGAAGGTTTCCAGAAAATTCAATGAGTCAAGTCAATCAAGTGTCTGATACACCTAGCTTGATATACAGCGACCAGTGA
- the prfC gene encoding peptide chain release factor 3 — MSTELMPELQTAVESRRNFAIISHPDAGKTTLTEKLLLYGGAIHEAGAVKARRAQRKATSDWMAMEQQRGISITSTVLQFEYRNCQINLLDTPGHQDFSEDTYRTLAAADNAVMLIDAAKGLEPQTRKLFEVCKMRGIPIFTFVNKLDRPGREALELLDEIEQELGLQTYAVNWPIGMGDRFKGVFDRQQQQIHLFERSAHGSREAIDTVVDLGDPRIEELLEQDLYYQLKNDLELLEGVGPELDLELVHKGKMTPVFFGSAMTNFGVQLFLNSFLEYALRPGSHNSTAGDIPPTYPEFTGFVFKLQANMDPKHRDRVAFIRVCTGKFEKDMTVNHARTGKTIRLSRPQKLFAQERESIDFAYAGDVIGLNNPGVFAIGDTIYTGQKLEYEGIPYFSPELFATLRNPNPSKFKQFQKGVSELREEGAVQIMYSVDEAKRDPILAAVGQLQFEVVQFRLQNEYGVETLLELLPYSVARWVEGGWEALNTIGRLFNTTTVKDSFGRPVLLFRNEWNCHQLLEDHPNLKLSAIAPVFSTQQVANG, encoded by the coding sequence ATGTCAACTGAACTCATGCCCGAACTGCAGACAGCAGTCGAAAGTCGCCGTAACTTTGCAATTATCTCCCACCCCGATGCCGGGAAAACAACACTAACCGAAAAACTTTTGCTGTACGGGGGTGCTATTCACGAAGCAGGCGCAGTCAAAGCAAGGCGAGCACAGCGCAAAGCAACATCAGACTGGATGGCAATGGAACAACAACGGGGTATTTCCATCACCTCTACAGTTTTACAGTTTGAATACCGGAATTGCCAAATTAATTTATTAGATACTCCCGGACACCAAGATTTTAGTGAAGATACTTACCGCACTCTAGCTGCAGCAGATAATGCAGTCATGCTGATTGACGCAGCGAAAGGTTTGGAACCACAAACGAGGAAGTTGTTTGAAGTGTGCAAGATGCGAGGTATCCCTATCTTCACATTTGTGAACAAACTTGACCGTCCTGGAAGAGAAGCATTGGAACTATTGGACGAAATCGAGCAAGAATTGGGCTTGCAGACTTATGCTGTGAACTGGCCCATTGGTATGGGCGATCGCTTCAAAGGTGTTTTTGACCGCCAGCAACAACAAATTCACTTATTTGAGAGAAGCGCCCACGGTAGCCGTGAAGCTATAGATACCGTAGTTGATTTAGGCGATCCAAGAATTGAGGAACTCTTAGAACAAGACCTCTATTACCAACTCAAAAACGATTTAGAACTGTTAGAAGGGGTAGGACCGGAATTAGATTTGGAATTGGTACACAAAGGAAAAATGACACCTGTCTTCTTTGGTAGTGCCATGACCAATTTTGGGGTACAACTATTCCTCAATTCCTTCCTAGAGTATGCCCTAAGACCGGGTTCGCATAACAGTACAGCAGGTGATATTCCGCCCACTTATCCGGAATTTACTGGATTTGTTTTTAAACTGCAAGCAAATATGGACCCGAAACATCGCGATCGCGTTGCCTTCATCCGTGTTTGTACGGGTAAATTTGAAAAAGACATGACCGTTAATCACGCACGTACTGGCAAAACTATCCGCTTGTCCCGCCCGCAAAAATTATTTGCACAAGAAAGAGAATCCATTGATTTTGCCTATGCAGGGGATGTTATTGGCTTGAACAATCCCGGCGTGTTTGCCATAGGAGATACAATTTATACCGGGCAAAAATTGGAATATGAAGGTATTCCGTATTTCTCCCCAGAATTATTTGCGACTCTCCGCAATCCAAACCCTTCTAAATTTAAACAATTTCAAAAAGGTGTTTCCGAGTTGCGGGAAGAAGGGGCTGTACAAATCATGTACTCAGTAGACGAGGCTAAGCGCGACCCAATTTTAGCCGCAGTCGGTCAACTGCAATTTGAAGTTGTGCAATTCCGCTTGCAAAACGAGTATGGAGTAGAAACTTTGTTGGAGTTACTACCTTACTCAGTTGCGCGATGGGTAGAGGGTGGTTGGGAAGCGCTAAACACGATAGGACGCTTGTTTAACACAACAACAGTCAAAGATAGCTTTGGACGCCCGGTATTACTGTTTCGTAATGAATGGAATTGCCATCAATTGCTAGAAGACCATCCTAATTTAAAACTGAGCGCGATCGCACCAGTCTTTTCTACACAGCAAGTGGCTAATGGCTAA
- the secF gene encoding protein translocase subunit SecF has protein sequence MKLSINKSRGLWWIVSSVIILAGIISMVISWQQLGSPLRPSLDFVGGTRLQFERDCSQTTNCATPIDINVVRDVAKAQGLGDSSIQVIADKETGKDNGVLIRTKTLTPEQRTQLQNAISEKIGAFDPQKNQIDTVGPTIGQELFRSGIIALVVSFLGIIIYMAVRFQWDYAVFAIVALFHDVLITVGIFSILGLVAGTEADSLFIVALLTITGFSVNDTVVIYDRIRETLKINPNLSFAAIVDDAVNQTLARSINTTLTVLLTLLAIFLFGGETLHNFALALIIGFTAGAYSSIFIASTLLCWWRERNGESALTNPTDSVDASADS, from the coding sequence ATGAAACTCAGTATTAACAAATCAAGAGGGCTTTGGTGGATTGTTTCTTCCGTCATTATTCTTGCCGGTATCATCTCAATGGTGATTTCTTGGCAGCAACTTGGTTCTCCCCTGCGTCCGAGTCTCGATTTTGTTGGTGGTACGCGCTTGCAGTTTGAACGGGATTGCTCTCAAACCACTAACTGCGCTACACCTATTGATATTAATGTGGTTCGGGACGTTGCAAAAGCCCAAGGTTTGGGTGATAGCAGTATCCAAGTTATTGCTGATAAGGAAACGGGTAAAGACAATGGTGTTCTCATTCGGACAAAAACTTTAACGCCCGAACAACGGACTCAGTTACAGAATGCTATCAGCGAGAAAATTGGTGCTTTCGATCCGCAGAAGAATCAAATTGACACGGTCGGTCCTACTATTGGTCAAGAACTGTTTAGATCCGGTATTATCGCTCTGGTAGTATCTTTCCTCGGTATTATCATCTACATGGCTGTACGCTTCCAATGGGACTATGCCGTGTTTGCGATCGTGGCTTTATTTCATGACGTGCTAATTACGGTCGGGATTTTCTCAATTTTAGGTTTGGTTGCAGGTACGGAAGCTGATAGCCTTTTTATCGTTGCTCTACTGACAATTACAGGTTTTTCAGTTAACGATACTGTGGTGATTTACGATCGCATTCGCGAAACCCTCAAAATTAATCCCAACCTTTCCTTTGCAGCAATTGTGGATGATGCAGTCAATCAAACCTTAGCAAGATCTATCAATACAACACTCACCGTACTGCTCACATTACTTGCTATCTTTCTTTTTGGGGGAGAAACACTTCACAATTTTGCTTTAGCACTCATCATTGGTTTTACAGCAGGAGCTTATTCCAGCATTTTCATTGCCAGTACTCTTCTGTGCTGGTGGCGAGAACGCAATGGCGAATCAGCACTCACCAATCCTACTGACTCAGTCGATGCTTCAGCTGATAGTTAG
- a CDS encoding DUF4870 domain-containing protein, whose translation MYDTDTRKVLSALCHGAIFFNFLFVSIGLPIIILFATQDPVVKENAKEAINFHLNVWLYGIIIGALVVASFGLLGFVGFLWFLVHWGLTIWALFHVLSNSETAFRYPFIFRIV comes from the coding sequence ATGTACGACACGGATACGCGAAAGGTTTTATCAGCACTGTGTCATGGAGCAATTTTCTTCAACTTTCTCTTTGTTTCAATCGGTCTGCCTATTATCATCCTGTTCGCTACTCAAGATCCTGTTGTTAAGGAAAATGCCAAAGAAGCTATCAATTTCCACCTTAATGTATGGTTGTATGGAATTATAATTGGAGCTTTGGTTGTTGCCAGCTTTGGGTTACTGGGTTTTGTTGGATTCTTGTGGTTTTTAGTTCATTGGGGACTAACAATTTGGGCGCTTTTCCATGTTCTAAGCAATTCTGAAACAGCTTTCCGTTATCCCTTCATCTTCCGAATTGTGTAA